One genomic segment of Pandoraea thiooxydans includes these proteins:
- the dapA gene encoding 4-hydroxy-tetrahydrodipicolinate synthase — translation MTPASPIRGSIVAIATPMKDDQEASLDHDALRKLIDWHIAEGTDGIVIVGTSGESPTVSVEEHCELVKLAVDQAAKRVPIIAGTGGNSTAEAIELTEYARKVGADATLQVVPYYNKPTQEGIYRHFRSIAEHVDLPVILYNVPGRTVADASNETLLRLAQVPGIVGVKDATGNLDRGAQLIKDAPEHFAVYSGDDLTAVMLMLMGGKGNISVTANVAPRAMHELCEAAMRGDAVAARDMHFKLLNLHRAMFVEPNPIPVKWALQQMGKIQGGIRLPLTPLAKPYHDAVLTALRESAVLS, via the coding sequence ATGACACCCGCCAGCCCCATTCGAGGAAGTATCGTCGCCATCGCCACGCCGATGAAGGATGACCAGGAAGCAAGCCTGGATCACGACGCGCTGCGAAAACTGATCGACTGGCATATCGCCGAAGGCACTGACGGTATCGTGATCGTCGGCACCTCAGGCGAATCGCCCACGGTCTCTGTCGAGGAGCACTGCGAGCTGGTCAAGCTGGCGGTGGACCAGGCCGCCAAGCGGGTGCCGATCATTGCCGGTACCGGCGGCAACTCGACTGCCGAGGCGATCGAGTTGACCGAATACGCTCGCAAGGTCGGCGCCGATGCCACGCTGCAGGTCGTTCCTTACTACAACAAGCCGACCCAGGAAGGCATTTATCGGCATTTCCGCTCGATCGCGGAGCACGTCGACCTGCCGGTCATCCTCTACAACGTTCCGGGCCGCACGGTTGCCGATGCCAGCAACGAAACGCTGCTGCGCCTGGCGCAGGTGCCGGGCATCGTCGGCGTGAAGGACGCTACCGGCAACCTCGACCGTGGCGCCCAATTGATCAAGGATGCGCCCGAGCATTTCGCCGTGTATAGCGGCGATGACCTGACGGCGGTCATGCTGATGCTCATGGGGGGCAAGGGCAATATCTCGGTCACTGCCAATGTGGCGCCCCGCGCGATGCACGAGCTATGCGAGGCGGCGATGCGCGGCGACGCGGTGGCGGCGCGCGACATGCACTTCAAGTTGCTGAACCTGCATCGTGCGATGTTTGTCGAACCCAACCCCATTCCCGTGAAATGGGCGCTTCAACAAATGGGTAAAATCCAGGGCGGTATCCGGTTACCGCTCACTCCTCTGGCCAAACCGTATCACGACGCGGTGCTGACGGCACTGCGCGAGAGCGCTGTTCTGTCCTGA
- the bamC gene encoding outer membrane protein assembly factor BamC, with amino-acid sequence MKRIVRLSVVRPVLTWAAFAAVTLVAGCSSLNSALQSDRVDYKSAETGPSLAVPPDLSSLAATPAAPIGGATSLSSYEKKEKVVAAQPKVQVLPEVPGMKVVRDGNERWLVVHQAPGDLWPTLRQFWQEQGFVLTLDSPDTGVMETGWEENRAKIPQDFIRNLLGKVIDGLYSTGVRDRFRTRVERGPDGTTDVFITHSRMVEVYTNSQKDTTKWEPAPSDPGLEAIFLTKLMQRLGATAEAAKSEVQAAAPAAPATRVINAADKTYLDINEPYDRAWVRVGVALDRANFTVTSSDRQKGLYQVRYVDPAALHKDNGFFYSLFHSKQIQQSKEPRQYNVNVRGESNDQTRVYVLDPNGNIDTSEIAKNIIGVLSAQLQ; translated from the coding sequence ATGAAACGAATTGTCCGTCTTTCCGTTGTCCGGCCTGTATTGACGTGGGCCGCCTTTGCCGCCGTAACGCTTGTCGCCGGGTGCAGTTCGCTGAACTCCGCGCTGCAATCCGATCGAGTCGATTACAAATCCGCCGAGACCGGCCCTTCGCTGGCGGTGCCTCCGGATCTGTCATCGCTGGCCGCGACGCCGGCTGCACCGATTGGTGGGGCGACCTCACTGTCAAGCTACGAGAAAAAGGAAAAGGTTGTGGCCGCGCAGCCGAAAGTGCAGGTATTGCCTGAAGTGCCTGGTATGAAGGTCGTGCGCGACGGCAACGAGCGCTGGCTGGTGGTTCATCAGGCGCCGGGAGATCTGTGGCCGACGCTTCGCCAGTTCTGGCAGGAGCAAGGTTTCGTGCTGACGCTCGATTCTCCGGATACCGGTGTGATGGAAACGGGCTGGGAAGAGAACCGGGCCAAGATTCCTCAGGATTTCATCCGTAACCTGCTCGGCAAGGTGATCGATGGCTTGTATTCGACGGGCGTGCGCGATCGTTTCCGTACGCGCGTCGAGCGTGGCCCGGATGGAACGACCGACGTGTTCATCACCCACAGTCGAATGGTCGAGGTTTACACGAACTCCCAGAAAGACACGACGAAGTGGGAGCCGGCGCCGAGCGATCCCGGCCTCGAAGCGATTTTCCTGACCAAGCTGATGCAGCGTCTGGGCGCGACCGCCGAAGCCGCCAAGAGCGAGGTGCAGGCCGCCGCGCCGGCCGCACCCGCGACGCGTGTGATCAATGCGGCCGACAAAACGTATCTGGATATCAACGAGCCGTATGACCGCGCATGGGTCCGTGTCGGCGTAGCGTTGGATCGGGCCAATTTCACTGTGACCAGCAGCGACCGCCAAAAAGGCCTCTACCAGGTCCGTTATGTCGATCCTGCGGCGTTGCACAAGGACAACGGCTTCTTCTACAGCCTGTTCCACTCGAAGCAGATTCAGCAGAGCAAGGAGCCGCGCCAATACAACGTGAATGTACGAGGCGAAAGCAACGACCAGACGCGCGTTTATGTGCTTGATCCGAACGGCAATATCGACACCTCGGAGATTGCGAAAAACATC